One part of the Brevundimonas sp. NIBR11 genome encodes these proteins:
- a CDS encoding NAD regulator, translated as MRWGGEHGVRIGLSAVVMALRSGRLCVLTTETPEHELALPFGPFDPAEDRTFERALRSFVTAQTGFGLGFVEQLYTFGDAGRAAPRPTPGPDRQREVSVGYLALTADAVDMAPPGARWTPALEIFPWEDRRVAAAAPIVEALTAWADGDPRRVERIEALFATSPSARWDETRVLERYELLYEAGLVAEAARDRDDAAPLDLSDRPMASDHRRILATGLGRLRSKLRYRPVLFELTPDTFTLSALQAAAEAVVGLNLHKQNFRRGVERTGLVEPTGRLSTGTGGRPAELFRFTGAGPRDGQAPGLALPALR; from the coding sequence ATGCGTTGGGGCGGAGAGCATGGGGTCCGGATCGGCCTGTCCGCCGTCGTCATGGCCCTGCGCTCCGGCCGCCTGTGCGTCCTCACCACCGAGACCCCCGAGCACGAATTGGCTTTGCCCTTCGGCCCGTTCGACCCCGCCGAGGATCGCACATTCGAACGCGCCCTGCGATCCTTCGTGACGGCCCAGACCGGCTTCGGCCTCGGATTCGTCGAACAGCTTTACACCTTCGGCGACGCGGGCCGCGCCGCGCCGCGTCCCACCCCAGGACCTGATCGCCAGCGCGAGGTCTCGGTCGGCTACCTCGCCCTGACCGCCGACGCCGTCGACATGGCCCCGCCCGGCGCCCGCTGGACCCCGGCGCTCGAAATCTTCCCCTGGGAGGACCGCCGCGTTGCGGCGGCCGCCCCGATCGTCGAAGCCCTGACCGCCTGGGCCGACGGCGACCCGCGTCGTGTCGAACGCATCGAAGCCCTGTTCGCCACGTCGCCTTCGGCCCGCTGGGACGAGACCCGCGTCCTGGAACGCTACGAGTTGCTCTACGAAGCCGGTCTGGTCGCCGAGGCCGCCCGCGACCGCGACGACGCCGCGCCGCTCGACCTGTCGGATCGTCCCATGGCCTCCGACCACCGTCGCATCCTGGCGACCGGCTTGGGCCGCCTCCGCAGCAAGCTGCGCTATCGCCCTGTCCTGTTCGAGCTGACACCGGACACCTTCACCCTCTCCGCCCTCCAGGCCGCCGCGGAGGCCGTCGTGGGCCTGAACCTGCACAAGCAGAACTTCCGCCGCGGCGTCGAACGAACGGGCCTTGTCGAGCCCACCGGCCGCCTCTCCACCGGCACCGGGGGCCGGCCGGCGGAGCTGTTCCGCTTCACCGGCGCCGGCCCCCGCGACGGCCAGGCCCCGGGCCTCGCCCTGCCTGCGCTTCGCTAG
- a CDS encoding HD family hydrolase, translating into MLSGRRLDLLDPSPFDIEIEDIAHGLARVARWNGQTLGEHAFSVAQHSCVVEEIAAHIKPGLEPKWRLAALLHDASEYVIGDMISPFKAALGVSYKSFEARLEDAIHVRFGLPPKTPQPIKKLIKSADRACAFFEATQLAGFSETEALGFFGAPPPGYDLVIDPLPPPIAQQRYLERYRILAEAVGILPAADAWHTE; encoded by the coding sequence ATGCTCTCGGGCCGACGCCTCGATCTGCTGGATCCCTCGCCGTTCGACATCGAGATCGAGGACATCGCACACGGCCTGGCCCGCGTGGCCCGCTGGAACGGCCAGACCCTCGGCGAGCACGCCTTCTCGGTCGCCCAGCACTCCTGCGTCGTCGAGGAGATCGCCGCCCACATCAAGCCGGGACTGGAGCCCAAATGGCGTCTCGCCGCCCTGCTCCACGACGCCTCGGAGTACGTCATCGGCGACATGATCTCGCCCTTCAAGGCGGCCCTGGGCGTCAGCTACAAATCCTTCGAGGCTCGGCTGGAAGACGCCATCCACGTGCGCTTCGGCCTGCCGCCCAAGACGCCCCAGCCGATCAAGAAGCTGATCAAGAGCGCCGACCGGGCCTGCGCCTTCTTCGAAGCCACTCAGCTGGCCGGCTTCAGCGAAACCGAAGCGCTCGGCTTCTTCGGCGCCCCGCCCCCCGGCTACGACCTCGTCATCGATCCCCTGCCCCCCCCGATCGCCCAGCAGCGCTACCTCGAGCGCTATCGCATCCTCGCCGAGGCTGTGGGCATCCTGCCCGCCGCCGACGCCTGGCACACGGAATAG